In one Rhinoraja longicauda isolate Sanriku21f chromosome 32, sRhiLon1.1, whole genome shotgun sequence genomic region, the following are encoded:
- the tlcd5b gene encoding TLC domain-containing protein 5: protein MAAPLLLVFCSLICWVSLFIFFCHLNCQRCCEWSCRLVTLVHGVLIVCLSGYVGFIDGPWPFTYPGSPNTQLQTQVLCLSLGYFIFDMCWCIYFQTEGLVMLSHHSLSILGIVMVLALEQSATEVNAVIFGSEVTNPFLQARWFLRQTGCYHTLLGDIVDILFILLFCSVRIGVGARLLYCELSSPVPLPIVKLGGVAMYMVSLVFMVSIARFAWRKSIHKYSMLRERSRLSVHPQINGHTKKVS from the exons ATGGCTGCCCCCCTGCTCCTGGTGTTTTGCAGTTTGATTTGCTGGGTGTCACTTTTCATCTTCTTCTGTCATCTGAACTGTCAGCGCTGCTGTGAGTGGAGCTGTCGCCTGGTAACCCTCGTACATGGAGTTCTCATTGTCTGTCTCTCTGGTTACGTTGGATTTATAGATGGGCCTTGGCCATTTACCTATCCAG GGTCTCCAAACACACAGCTTCAGACCCAAGTGCTGTGCCTGTCACTGGGCTATTTTATATTTGACATGTGCTGGTGCATCTATTTCCAAACGGAAGGTCTGGTGATGTTGTCTCACCACAGCCTCAGTATCCTGGGCATCGTCATGGTGTTAGCTTTGGAGCAGTCAGCTACAGAGGTAAACGCAGTCATCTTCGGCAGTGAAGTCACCAATCCGTTCCTCCAGGCTCGCTGGTTCCTTCGACAAACTGGGTGTTACCACACTTTGCTGGGAGATATCGTGGACATCCTGTTCATTCTGCTGTTCTGCAGCGTCCGGATTGGGGTTGGCGCCAGATTGTTGTACTGTGAGTTATCTTCCCCCGTGCCCCTCCCGATTGTGAAGCTGGGAGGCGTTGCCATGTACATGGTGTCCTTGGTGTTCATGGTGAGCATTGCCAGATTTGCCTGGAGGAAGAGCATTCACAAATACAGTATGTTGAGGGAGCGGAGCCGACTCAGTGTACACCCACAGATCAATGGGCACACAAAGAAAGTTTCCTAG